The proteins below come from a single Burkholderia contaminans genomic window:
- a CDS encoding PLP-dependent aminotransferase family protein — MDIAIRIEGRHDLTGQIFRQLRTAIVDGRLAGGARLPSTRDLAKQLGVSRKTTLDAFERLVAEGYLTTRAGDGTFVADGLARVPHAAAMSAPSLVEYTPRIDAVDARALWDELPDALAMPAPQDTPGFDFRGGVTDKALFPFDAWRRCLHHALRQQMRGPARYHDPAGDPQLRGAIARYVAFSRAVACGWDDVLVTQGAQQALDLIARVVVRPGDVVAVEDPGYPPARAAFASLGATVIGVPVDAQGLVTERLPDDARLVYVTPSHQFPLGMPMTLERRVALLEWAQRRRAVIIEDDYDGEFRFEGRPVESLKSLDRTGLVAYVGTFSKTIFPELRIGYAIPPRALRGALTKAKQIVDWHTCTLTQAALARFMLEGDFARHLKRVQKHYDARRKMLIAHLRGELAPWFDAIVPTAGIHLAAYLKPGLDEAALIRAARAQDIGLYGISAFHVGVPVRAGLLFGYGGIDTLRIDTALATLAGLLDSDAAGSASLVT, encoded by the coding sequence ATGGACATCGCGATCCGTATCGAAGGCCGTCACGACCTGACGGGGCAGATCTTCCGGCAACTGCGCACCGCGATCGTCGACGGGCGGCTCGCCGGCGGCGCGCGGCTGCCGTCGACGCGCGACCTCGCGAAACAGCTCGGCGTATCGCGCAAGACGACGCTCGACGCGTTCGAGCGTCTCGTCGCCGAGGGTTACCTGACGACGCGCGCGGGCGACGGCACGTTCGTCGCCGACGGCCTCGCGCGCGTGCCGCACGCCGCGGCCATGTCGGCGCCCTCCCTCGTCGAATACACGCCGCGCATCGACGCGGTCGATGCGCGCGCGCTGTGGGACGAGTTGCCCGACGCGCTCGCGATGCCCGCGCCGCAGGATACGCCGGGCTTCGACTTCCGCGGCGGCGTGACCGACAAGGCGCTGTTCCCGTTCGACGCGTGGCGGCGCTGCCTGCATCACGCGCTGCGCCAGCAGATGCGCGGCCCCGCCCGGTACCACGATCCGGCCGGCGATCCGCAGTTGCGCGGCGCGATCGCGCGCTACGTCGCGTTCAGCCGCGCGGTCGCGTGCGGCTGGGACGACGTGCTCGTCACGCAAGGCGCGCAACAGGCGCTCGACCTGATCGCCCGCGTCGTCGTGCGGCCCGGCGACGTGGTCGCGGTCGAGGATCCCGGCTATCCGCCCGCGCGCGCCGCGTTCGCGTCGCTCGGCGCGACGGTGATCGGCGTGCCGGTCGACGCGCAAGGGCTGGTGACGGAACGGCTTCCCGACGACGCACGCCTCGTCTACGTGACGCCGTCGCATCAGTTCCCGCTCGGGATGCCGATGACGCTGGAGCGGCGCGTCGCGCTGCTCGAATGGGCGCAGCGCCGCCGCGCGGTGATCATCGAGGACGACTACGACGGCGAGTTCCGCTTCGAGGGCCGGCCGGTGGAATCGCTGAAGAGCCTCGACCGCACGGGCCTCGTCGCGTATGTCGGCACCTTTTCGAAGACGATCTTTCCGGAACTGCGGATCGGCTACGCGATTCCGCCGCGCGCGCTGCGCGGTGCGCTGACCAAGGCGAAGCAGATCGTCGACTGGCACACCTGCACGCTGACGCAGGCGGCGCTTGCGCGTTTCATGCTCGAAGGCGATTTCGCGCGGCACCTGAAGCGCGTGCAGAAGCACTACGATGCGCGCCGCAAGATGCTGATCGCGCATCTGCGCGGCGAACTCGCGCCCTGGTTCGACGCGATCGTGCCGACCGCCGGCATCCACCTCGCTGCCTACCTGAAGCCGGGGCTCGACGAAGCGGCGCTGATCCGCGCGGCCCGCGCGCAGGACATCGGCCTGTACGGCATCTCGGCGTTCCACGTCGGCGTGCCGGTCCGTGCGGGGCTGCTATTCGGCTATGGCGGGATCGACACGCTGCGCATCGACACGGCGCTCGCGACGCTGGCCGGCCTGCTGGATTCGGACGCCGCGGGCAGCGCGTCACTGGTTACCTGA
- a CDS encoding LysR family transcriptional regulator: MLSEDELALLDAIRATGSLSRAAARLGKAPSTVSHAARQLETRFDALLFDRRGYRLQLTPAGQLLTDEAARLALDVARLTQRVRQVASGWEDRLWIVSDEVLEFDTLLPVVRAFDALDSGVSLRFTHEVLGGTWEALRDGRADLVIGATNEPPAIPGFKWFELGAMEWVFAVSPRHPLAAVSGALTRDAIGAHRAVVVADSSRRAAGRAYGLLGGQAVLAVPSMRAKILAQRDGLGVGWVPRRRVASLLARGELVERQTADPREPNLLFVAWHGDRDGRALQWWLEQLREPRLAQRLLDGIDVAG; the protein is encoded by the coding sequence ATGCTGTCCGAAGACGAACTTGCGCTGCTCGACGCGATCCGCGCCACCGGCAGCCTGTCGCGCGCGGCCGCGCGGCTCGGCAAGGCGCCGTCGACGGTGTCGCACGCGGCGCGCCAGCTCGAAACGCGCTTTGACGCACTGCTGTTCGACCGCCGCGGCTACCGGCTGCAGCTCACGCCGGCCGGCCAGTTGCTGACCGACGAAGCCGCGCGGCTGGCGCTGGACGTCGCACGGCTGACGCAGCGGGTGCGGCAGGTCGCGAGCGGCTGGGAGGACCGGCTGTGGATCGTCAGCGACGAGGTGCTGGAGTTCGACACGCTGCTGCCGGTCGTCCGTGCGTTCGATGCGCTCGACTCGGGCGTGTCGCTGCGTTTCACGCACGAAGTGCTCGGCGGGACCTGGGAAGCGCTGCGCGACGGGCGTGCGGACCTGGTGATCGGCGCGACCAACGAGCCGCCGGCGATTCCCGGTTTCAAATGGTTCGAGCTGGGCGCGATGGAGTGGGTGTTCGCGGTGTCGCCGCGCCATCCGCTGGCCGCCGTGAGCGGCGCGCTGACGCGGGACGCGATCGGTGCGCACCGGGCCGTCGTCGTCGCCGATTCGTCGCGGCGCGCGGCCGGCCGCGCATATGGCCTGCTCGGCGGGCAGGCCGTGCTGGCGGTGCCGTCGATGCGCGCGAAGATCCTCGCGCAGCGCGACGGGCTCGGCGTCGGCTGGGTGCCGCGCCGGCGCGTGGCGTCGCTGCTCGCGCGCGGCGAACTCGTGGAAAGGCAGACGGCCGATCCGCGCGAGCCGAACCTGCTGTTTGTCGCATGGCACGGCGACCGGGACGGCCGCGCGCTGCAATGGTGGCTCGAGCAATTGCGCGAACCGCGGCTCGCGCAGCGCCTGCTCGACGGCATCGACGTGGCCGGCTGA
- a CDS encoding glycoside hydrolase family 32 protein has product MISTSFRFSIRITRLLLACVACTQVAAAPCNAAAEQGTPQWRPALHYTPQRNWMNDPNGLVYDNGRYHLFYQYNPLGNDWGNMSWGHATSTDLVHWREQPVAMRANATEEIFSGSIVADTLNTSGLGTPGHTPLVALYTSVYKAGSGHAPGVQAQSLAYSLDHGATWQPYAHNPVLTLDPESKQFRDPKVSWYAPGGYWLMTTVVADAHVVKLYRSDDLIHWSFLSDFTRPGVPHDGTLWEMPDLVPLPLDGDPARIRWVMIVNVNPWSIAGGSGAMYFVGDFDGRTFTPDRVAPAGSDPAQFRWVDHGADFYAAGTFSGAPGSRPVAIAWMSNWDYAAKVPTTPWRGATTLPRELSLKTIDGEPTLVGEPAAAFDAWADGRPAVHEGDLTVDSATRALSAATRGVVQRITVTIAPQHAARAGLIVRRSADGSIGTRIVYDTAKRTLTLDRSMSGATNFADTFSREHIVDLPLEHGQLRLEIVVDRGSVEVFANGGRVALTDLIFPPRDADRVAVFAEHGRATFSGLTVTQLEAGSDGHGACAAR; this is encoded by the coding sequence ATGATATCGACGTCTTTCCGCTTTTCCATCCGGATCACCCGGTTGCTGCTCGCCTGCGTAGCGTGCACCCAGGTCGCTGCCGCGCCTTGCAACGCAGCGGCCGAACAGGGCACACCGCAATGGCGGCCCGCGCTCCACTACACGCCGCAGCGCAACTGGATGAACGACCCGAACGGCCTCGTCTACGACAACGGCCGCTATCACCTGTTCTATCAATACAATCCGCTCGGCAACGACTGGGGCAACATGTCGTGGGGCCATGCAACGAGCACCGATCTCGTCCACTGGCGCGAGCAGCCGGTCGCGATGCGCGCGAACGCGACGGAGGAAATCTTCTCGGGCTCGATCGTCGCCGACACGCTCAATACGTCCGGGCTCGGCACGCCGGGCCACACGCCGCTCGTCGCGCTTTATACGAGCGTGTACAAGGCGGGCTCCGGTCATGCGCCGGGCGTCCAGGCGCAATCGCTCGCGTACAGCCTCGATCACGGCGCGACCTGGCAGCCGTACGCACACAATCCGGTGCTGACGCTCGATCCGGAATCGAAGCAATTTCGCGATCCGAAAGTGTCGTGGTATGCGCCGGGCGGCTACTGGCTAATGACGACGGTCGTCGCCGACGCGCACGTCGTGAAGCTCTATCGCTCGGACGACCTGATCCACTGGAGTTTCCTGAGCGACTTCACGCGGCCGGGCGTGCCGCACGACGGCACGCTGTGGGAAATGCCCGACCTCGTGCCGCTGCCGCTCGACGGCGACCCCGCCCGCATCCGCTGGGTCATGATCGTCAACGTCAATCCGTGGTCGATTGCCGGCGGCTCCGGCGCGATGTACTTCGTCGGCGACTTCGACGGCCGCACGTTTACGCCGGATCGCGTTGCGCCCGCCGGCTCGGATCCCGCGCAATTCCGCTGGGTCGATCATGGCGCGGATTTCTACGCAGCCGGCACCTTTTCCGGCGCGCCCGGCTCGCGGCCGGTCGCGATCGCGTGGATGAGCAACTGGGATTACGCGGCGAAAGTGCCCACCACGCCGTGGCGCGGCGCGACGACCCTGCCGCGCGAACTGTCGCTGAAAACGATCGACGGCGAACCGACGCTCGTCGGCGAACCGGCCGCCGCGTTCGATGCCTGGGCGGACGGCAGGCCCGCCGTGCATGAAGGCGACCTCACGGTCGATTCCGCGACGCGCGCGCTGTCGGCGGCGACGCGCGGCGTCGTCCAGCGCATCACGGTCACGATCGCGCCGCAGCATGCGGCACGGGCTGGCCTGATCGTCCGGCGCTCGGCGGATGGCTCGATCGGCACCCGGATCGTGTACGACACGGCAAAGCGCACGCTGACGCTCGACCGTTCGATGTCCGGTGCAACCAATTTCGCCGACACGTTCAGCCGCGAACACATCGTGGACCTGCCGCTCGAGCACGGGCAGTTACGGCTCGAGATCGTCGTCGATCGCGGTTCGGTGGAAGTGTTCGCGAACGGCGGCCGAGTCGCGCTCACCGACCTGATCTTCCCGCCGCGCGATGCGGACCGCGTCGCCGTGTTCGCCGAACACGGCCGCGCGACGTTCTCCGGGCTCACGGTGACGCAGCTCGAAGCCGGTAGTGACGGGCATGGCGCCTGTGCGGCGCGATAG
- a CDS encoding glycoside hydrolase family 68 protein, whose protein sequence is MTYFSLFRPTAAQRLFLAGGALAAFASVAHAQSGGTGAPIATPHTQQAYDPEGNFTMRWTRADIRQIVAQSHTAGADKNSLPQALTMPDIPQDFPLINSNVWVWDTWPLADLRANQLSYKGWEVIFSLTADPHAGYTFDDRHVHARIGFFYRRAGIPASQRPANGGWTWGGHLFPDGASAKVFGTAPMTNNAEWSGSARLTHGDNVSLYYTATSFNRSAPGGADITPPQAIITRADGHIHADATHVWFSGFDDHKALLQPDGNYYQSGQQNTYFSFRDPFVFTDPAHPGKTYMVFEGNTGGQRGARTCTEADLGYAPNDPYREDLNAVMNSGAVYQKANVGLAVATNPQLTEWKFLPPILSANCVDDQTERPQIYLKDGKYYLFTISHRTTMAAGVDGPDGVYGFVGNGIRSDFLPLNGGSGLVLGNPTDFSAPAGAPYSQDPNQNPREFQSYSHYVMPGGLVESFIDAIGARRGGTLAPTVKVNINGTSTAVDRAYGRGGLGGYGDIPANLPATGAGHNGGNGQ, encoded by the coding sequence ATGACATACTTTTCCCTTTTCCGCCCGACGGCGGCCCAACGCTTGTTCCTCGCTGGCGGCGCACTCGCCGCCTTCGCGTCCGTCGCGCATGCGCAGTCCGGCGGCACGGGCGCGCCCATCGCCACGCCCCACACGCAACAGGCCTACGATCCCGAAGGCAACTTCACGATGCGCTGGACGCGGGCGGACATCCGCCAGATCGTCGCGCAGTCGCACACGGCCGGCGCCGACAAGAACTCGCTGCCGCAAGCGCTGACGATGCCGGACATCCCGCAGGATTTCCCGCTGATCAATTCGAACGTGTGGGTGTGGGACACGTGGCCGCTGGCCGACCTGCGCGCGAACCAGCTCAGCTACAAGGGCTGGGAGGTGATCTTCTCGCTCACCGCCGATCCGCATGCGGGCTACACGTTCGACGACCGTCACGTCCATGCGCGCATCGGTTTCTTCTACCGTCGCGCGGGCATCCCCGCGTCGCAGCGCCCCGCGAACGGGGGCTGGACCTGGGGCGGCCACCTGTTCCCCGACGGCGCCAGCGCCAAGGTGTTCGGCACCGCGCCGATGACCAACAACGCCGAATGGTCGGGCTCCGCACGCCTCACGCACGGCGACAACGTCAGCCTCTACTACACCGCGACGTCGTTCAACCGCTCGGCGCCCGGCGGCGCCGACATCACGCCGCCGCAGGCGATCATCACGCGCGCCGACGGCCACATCCACGCCGACGCCACGCACGTCTGGTTCAGCGGCTTCGACGATCACAAGGCGCTGCTGCAACCGGACGGCAACTACTACCAGTCCGGCCAGCAGAACACCTACTTCTCGTTCCGCGATCCGTTCGTGTTCACCGACCCGGCGCACCCGGGCAAGACCTACATGGTCTTCGAGGGCAACACGGGCGGCCAGCGCGGCGCACGCACCTGCACCGAAGCCGATCTCGGCTACGCGCCGAACGATCCGTACAGGGAAGATCTCAACGCGGTGATGAATTCGGGCGCAGTGTATCAAAAGGCCAATGTCGGCCTGGCGGTCGCGACGAACCCGCAATTGACCGAGTGGAAGTTCCTGCCGCCGATCCTGTCGGCGAACTGCGTCGACGACCAGACCGAGCGCCCGCAGATCTACCTGAAGGACGGCAAGTACTACCTGTTCACGATCAGTCACCGCACGACGATGGCGGCCGGCGTCGACGGGCCGGACGGCGTGTACGGCTTCGTGGGCAACGGCATCCGCAGCGACTTCCTGCCGCTGAACGGCGGCAGCGGCCTCGTGCTCGGCAACCCGACCGACTTCTCCGCGCCGGCCGGTGCGCCGTATTCGCAGGATCCGAACCAGAACCCGCGTGAATTCCAGTCGTATTCGCACTACGTGATGCCGGGCGGGCTCGTCGAGTCGTTCATCGATGCGATTGGCGCACGCCGCGGCGGCACGCTCGCGCCGACGGTGAAGGTCAACATCAACGGAACGTCGACGGCGGTCGATCGCGCCTATGGACGCGGCGGGCTCGGCGGCTACGGCGACATTCCGGCGAACCTGCCCGCGACCGGCGCCGGCCACAACGGCGGCAACGGCCAGTGA
- a CDS encoding substrate-binding domain-containing protein — MRGTTVKVNLKALSDALGLSRTTVSRALNGYDDVSEATRERVARAAREMGYVADPTARRLATGRADMIGIVYPFGAGDLGDPRFGEVVAGITERLAERNLDFIIASARPNAELDTYRRIVDGKLVDGLIVARTLVDDPRIAYLQKSAFPYVAYGRTQVAEPYAWFDFDNEAGARDAVRRLTAFGHRRIAMISAPLALNFAAQRRAGYLSALREAGIEPDPALLVECPFTHDGGLQAVRALLARDERPTALLVDNNIAGGGAFRALVDSGLRLGEDMSLIVYDGVPPGLAHPYRVTAVVQPTGHASGRALAELMLRLLGDGVREQRLEAPAIEAGDTDGPLRG; from the coding sequence ATGCGAGGAACGACGGTGAAGGTGAATCTGAAGGCGCTATCGGACGCGCTCGGGCTGTCGCGGACGACGGTCAGCCGCGCGCTGAACGGTTACGACGACGTCAGCGAGGCGACGCGCGAGCGCGTCGCGCGGGCCGCCCGGGAAATGGGCTATGTGGCGGATCCGACCGCGCGCCGGCTGGCGACCGGGCGGGCGGACATGATCGGGATCGTCTACCCGTTCGGCGCGGGCGATCTCGGCGATCCGCGTTTCGGCGAGGTCGTCGCGGGCATCACGGAGCGGCTCGCGGAACGCAATCTCGATTTCATCATCGCGTCGGCACGGCCGAACGCGGAACTGGACACCTATCGGCGCATCGTCGACGGCAAACTCGTCGACGGGCTGATCGTCGCACGCACGCTGGTCGACGATCCGCGCATCGCGTATCTGCAAAAGAGCGCGTTTCCGTACGTGGCTTACGGCCGGACGCAGGTGGCCGAGCCGTACGCGTGGTTCGACTTCGACAACGAGGCCGGCGCGCGGGACGCGGTGCGCCGGCTGACGGCGTTCGGGCATCGGCGCATTGCGATGATCAGCGCGCCGCTGGCGCTGAATTTCGCCGCGCAGCGCCGTGCAGGCTATCTGTCGGCCCTGCGCGAAGCCGGTATCGAGCCGGATCCGGCGCTGCTGGTCGAGTGTCCGTTTACGCACGACGGCGGGCTGCAGGCGGTGCGGGCGCTGCTCGCGCGCGACGAGCGGCCGACGGCGCTGCTGGTCGACAACAATATCGCGGGCGGCGGCGCGTTTCGGGCGCTCGTGGACAGCGGGCTGCGCCTGGGCGAGGACATGTCGCTGATCGTCTACGACGGCGTGCCGCCGGGCCTCGCGCATCCGTATCGCGTGACGGCGGTCGTGCAGCCGACCGGCCACGCGTCGGGGCGCGCACTGGCGGAACTGATGCTGCGGCTGCTGGGCGACGGTGTTCGCGAGCAGCGGCTCGAAGCACCGGCGATCGAGGCGGGTGACACGGACGGTCCGTTGCGCGGCTAG
- a CDS encoding type 1 glutamine amidotransferase domain-containing protein, translating into MKILVVLTSHDTLGDTGKKTGFWLEELAAPYYTFKDAGVELTLASPKGGQPPLDPKSSDPTAQTDATRRFDADAAAKAELASTRKLADVSVDDYDAVFYPGGHGPLWDLAEDLHSIGLIERALAAGKPVAAVCHAPGVLRHVKNPQTGESVVRGKRVTGFTNSEEAAVELTEVVPFLVEDMLKTNGAEFERSADWAPHVVTDGLLITGQNPASSEPAAEALLAQLGRR; encoded by the coding sequence ATGAAGATTCTGGTTGTCCTGACCTCGCACGACACGCTCGGCGACACCGGCAAGAAGACCGGCTTCTGGCTCGAGGAACTGGCCGCGCCGTATTACACGTTCAAGGATGCGGGCGTCGAGCTGACGCTCGCGTCACCGAAGGGCGGCCAGCCGCCGCTCGACCCGAAAAGCAGCGACCCGACGGCCCAGACCGACGCGACGCGCCGCTTCGACGCCGATGCGGCGGCCAAGGCCGAGCTGGCTTCGACGCGCAAGCTCGCTGACGTGTCCGTCGACGATTACGACGCCGTGTTCTATCCGGGCGGCCACGGCCCGCTGTGGGATCTCGCCGAGGATCTGCATTCGATCGGCCTGATCGAGCGCGCGCTGGCGGCCGGCAAGCCGGTCGCGGCCGTGTGCCACGCGCCGGGCGTGCTGCGTCACGTGAAGAACCCGCAGACCGGCGAATCGGTCGTGCGCGGCAAGCGTGTGACGGGCTTCACCAACAGCGAGGAAGCGGCCGTCGAACTGACGGAAGTCGTGCCGTTCCTCGTCGAGGACATGCTGAAGACCAACGGCGCGGAGTTCGAGCGCAGCGCCGACTGGGCGCCGCATGTCGTCACCGACGGGCTGCTGATCACGGGGCAGAACCCCGCGTCGTCGGAGCCTGCCGCCGAGGCGCTGCTCGCGCAGCTCGGCCGCCGTTGA
- a CDS encoding NADH:flavin oxidoreductase/NADH oxidase, whose amino-acid sequence MSALFEPFKLKDVTLRNRIAVPPMCQYVAEDGVVNDWHHVHLAGIARGGAGLVIAEATAVSPEGRITPGCAGLWNDAQAEAFAPSVAAIKAAGAVPGIQIAHAGRKASANRPWEGDDHIADGDPRGWQTIAPSAVPFGAHLPKTPRAMTRDDIARVQADFVASAKRARDLGFEWLELHFAHGYLGQSFFSVHANQRDDEYGGSAENRGRFLVETLAAVRKVWPEHLPLTARFGVIEYDGRDEETLAESIALTQWLKQEGLDMLSVSVGFSTPDAQIPWGPAFLAPIAERVRREAGLPVSSAWGIDTPQLANRVVAEEQLDLVMVGRAHLADPHWPYYAAKQLGVERPSWTLPAPYAHWLERYRTADKVA is encoded by the coding sequence ATGTCTGCCCTGTTCGAACCGTTCAAACTCAAGGATGTCACGCTGCGCAACCGCATCGCGGTGCCGCCGATGTGCCAGTACGTCGCCGAGGACGGCGTCGTCAACGACTGGCATCACGTGCATCTGGCCGGCATCGCGCGCGGCGGTGCGGGCCTCGTGATCGCCGAGGCGACGGCCGTGTCGCCGGAAGGGCGCATCACGCCGGGCTGCGCGGGGCTGTGGAACGATGCGCAGGCCGAAGCGTTCGCGCCGTCGGTCGCGGCGATCAAGGCGGCCGGCGCGGTGCCCGGCATCCAGATCGCGCACGCGGGCCGCAAGGCGAGCGCGAATCGCCCGTGGGAAGGCGACGACCATATCGCCGACGGCGATCCGCGCGGCTGGCAGACCATCGCGCCGTCGGCCGTGCCGTTCGGCGCGCATCTGCCGAAGACGCCACGCGCGATGACGCGCGACGACATCGCACGCGTGCAGGCCGACTTCGTTGCGTCGGCGAAGCGTGCGCGCGACCTGGGCTTCGAATGGCTCGAACTGCACTTCGCACACGGCTATCTCGGCCAGAGCTTCTTCTCGGTGCATGCGAACCAGCGTGACGACGAATACGGCGGCTCGGCCGAGAACCGCGGCCGCTTCCTCGTCGAGACGCTGGCAGCGGTGCGCAAGGTGTGGCCCGAGCACCTGCCGCTGACTGCGCGCTTCGGCGTGATCGAGTACGACGGCCGCGACGAGGAGACGCTCGCCGAGTCGATCGCGCTCACGCAGTGGCTGAAGCAGGAAGGGCTCGACATGCTGAGCGTGTCGGTCGGCTTCTCGACGCCCGACGCGCAGATCCCGTGGGGCCCGGCATTCCTCGCGCCGATCGCCGAGCGCGTGCGCCGCGAGGCCGGGCTGCCGGTGTCGTCCGCGTGGGGGATCGATACGCCGCAACTGGCGAACCGCGTGGTGGCGGAAGAGCAGCTGGATCTCGTGATGGTCGGCCGCGCGCATCTGGCCGATCCGCACTGGCCGTACTACGCGGCCAAGCAACTCGGCGTCGAGCGTCCGTCGTGGACGCTGCCCGCGCCGTATGCACACTGGCTCGAGCGTTACCGGACCGCCGACAAGGTGGCCTGA
- a CDS encoding AI-2E family transporter: protein MGAHVPSSPEPAARPRTQQVSRAVLVAALLVIALWVIRDFIPAIAWACVIAIAMWPMLKRFESHRLFRNRPTLVALVITAAISLLVVLPVAVAATQAIGQVHDLREWLRTIQENGIPVPDVVARLPYGAAQITEWWQANLGHPLHAATAMHGVNSEKFLAFGRQFGTKLAHALLEFGFMLVTLFVILRAGHKLSGALLQGARRAFGRSGAELIERMVSAVFGTVTGLVVVGLGEGALLGIAYALAGVPHAALLGLVTAIAAMLPFCAPVVFCGAALWLFVQGATMWAIVVAVLGFVVVFVAEHFVRPVLIGSSARLPFLLVLFGILGGAETFGLIGLFVGPALMTVLTMLWAEWVA from the coding sequence ATGGGCGCACATGTCCCGTCGTCCCCCGAGCCCGCCGCACGGCCGCGCACGCAGCAGGTTTCCCGTGCCGTGCTGGTCGCGGCGCTGCTGGTCATCGCGCTGTGGGTGATCCGCGATTTCATTCCCGCCATCGCATGGGCCTGCGTGATCGCCATCGCGATGTGGCCGATGCTCAAGCGCTTCGAATCGCATCGGCTGTTCCGCAACCGCCCGACGCTCGTCGCGCTCGTCATCACGGCGGCGATCTCGTTGCTGGTCGTGCTGCCGGTGGCCGTCGCGGCGACCCAGGCGATCGGCCAGGTGCATGACCTGCGCGAGTGGCTGCGCACGATCCAGGAAAACGGCATCCCGGTGCCGGACGTGGTCGCGCGGCTGCCTTACGGTGCGGCGCAGATCACCGAATGGTGGCAAGCCAACCTCGGCCATCCGCTGCATGCGGCCACCGCGATGCACGGCGTCAACAGCGAGAAATTCCTCGCGTTCGGGCGGCAGTTCGGTACGAAGCTCGCGCACGCGCTGCTCGAATTCGGCTTCATGCTCGTCACGCTGTTCGTGATCCTGCGCGCCGGCCACAAGCTGTCGGGGGCGTTGTTGCAGGGCGCGCGGCGCGCGTTCGGGCGCAGCGGCGCGGAGCTGATCGAGCGGATGGTCTCGGCCGTGTTCGGCACGGTGACGGGGCTCGTCGTCGTCGGGCTCGGCGAGGGCGCGCTGCTCGGTATCGCGTATGCACTGGCCGGCGTCCCGCATGCGGCGCTGCTCGGCCTCGTCACGGCGATCGCCGCGATGCTGCCGTTCTGCGCGCCCGTCGTGTTCTGCGGCGCGGCGCTGTGGCTGTTCGTACAGGGCGCGACCATGTGGGCCATCGTGGTGGCCGTGCTCGGGTTCGTCGTCGTGTTCGTGGCCGAGCACTTCGTGCGCCCGGTGCTGATCGGCAGTTCCGCGCGGCTGCCGTTCCTGCTGGTGCTGTTCGGCATCCTCGGCGGCGCCGAGACGTTCGGGCTGATCGGCCTGTTCGTCGGCCCCGCGCTGATGACCGTGCTGACGATGCTGTGGGCCGAATGGGTCGCGTGA